A window of Lepidochelys kempii isolate rLepKem1 chromosome 1, rLepKem1.hap2, whole genome shotgun sequence contains these coding sequences:
- the IL26 gene encoding interleukin-26, translating to MRPYSLFRSGLLLVLLCLFIAEGKKASSGCRKGMISKVTENLYVKATTFKASIPKDLIKNRRLLKKTTKNLFMKNCSVRDQLLSFYVKNVFGGLDFGSEKVYLASAFQALQENLNNCLPCAPSTRITTAVKKIKKTFDKLGEKGIYKAISELDILLPWIQTYIETIK from the exons aTGAGACCGTATTCTCTTTTCAGGTCTGGTCTTCTTTTAGTTCTACTGTGTCTTTTCATTGCtgaaggcaaaaaggcatcctcaGGCTGTCGAAAAGGAATGATCTCCAAAGTGACAGAGAACCTATATGTCAAGGCAACTACTTTCAAAGCATCTATTCCA AAAGATCTCATCAAGAACAGAAGATTGTTAAAAAAGACAACCAAAAATTTGTTTATG aaaaattGCAGCGTTCGAGATCAGCTTCTCTCATTCTATGTGAAAAATGTTTTTGGAGGCCTTGATTTTGGAAGTGAAAAGGTCTACCTGGCTAGCGCCTTTCAGGCCCTGCAGGAGAACCTAAACAACTGT CTACCTTGTGCTCCATCCACTAGAATAACTACGGCTgtcaaaaaaataaagaaaacatttgaTAAG CTTGGAGAAAAGGGCATCTACAAAGCCATCAGTGAACTTGATATTCTCCTTCCCTGGATTCAGACTTACATAGAAACCATCAAataa